Below is a genomic region from Treponema sp. OMZ 798.
TCAAAACCTTTTATTTTCTGTTGTCGATAAACACAAAAAGACCTTGGTGCTTGTTACCCACGATCAAAAAATAGCCTCAATGACGGATATTTCTTATAAACTTTATAAGGGCAATTTGGAAGAAGTATGAAAAATTTAGTCTTTATAAAAATGGCATTTAGATTTTTAGGCATAGGTTCGGGAAAGACGGTTTCCAATGCCCGCAAAAGCTTGTTCGGTGCCGTTTTGGGTATAGGCATAAGTATAATTCCGCTCATTGTCGTTTTAGTTGTCTCTGACGGTATGATTCAGGGAATCACTTCCCGTACAATAGAGCTTGGAACCGGACACCTTCAAGCCATAGATATGCGGCCCTTATCAACTTATAAAAATGCCGAAACGGAGAAGGATGCCCGTTCATTAATTCTTGAGTTTTATGAGGGTAACTTTATCGAAAATGCTTGGATCGAAAGACAGGGAAACGGTCTGGTTATAGGTAAAAACGGAAGAAGCGGAGGAACTATCCGTGCAGTCGAGCCCGAATTTTTTACTCAAAATATCAAGGCTCTTAACCTGATAAGAGTAATATCCGGTTCTCTCGAATTTGAAAATAATAAGTCGGCAATTTTGGGAGCTAAGATAGCGGAAAAACTCGGCTTAAAAGTAGGGGATACATGCAGGATTATAACCTTAAATAAAAACGAAAAAGGTAAAACTATTCCCCGTGTAAGTGCATTTAAAATTTCAGGGCTTATATCTTCAGGTTACCAAGAGTTGGATGCCCTATGGGTTTTTATTCCCCTATCTGAAGGCTTAAAGATTATGCCGATGACTTCTTCTTTAACCTCAATAGTGGTTTCGACAAAGGATCCCTTTGATGATGATAAGATGCAGGCCCTTCAATTAAAATTAAGCTCAATATTACCGGAAACTTTTTCTATATATTCTTGGGCCGACTTAAATCGCCCTGCCTTTACCTCCTTTAAAACTACAAAGAATATTTTGCTTTTTATCATGTTTTTGATAGTTTTGGTGGCTTCTGCCAATATTTCTTCAGCAATTGTTATGCTTGTAATGGAAAGAAGAAGGGAGATAGCCATCCTCAAGGCGGCCGGAGCCCATCCTTCCTCCATAAGTCTTGCTTTTTTGCTTGCCGGCCTTTTAACAAGTTTAGGCGGGATTATTTTAGGAATGCCCTTAGGTATTTTAACCGCCTTGCATATAAACGAAATTTTTGCCTATGCCGAGAAGATTTTAAACTATCTTCAAAACTTGTTTTATGTCTTCTTTTACGGGGGCGGAAAACCTCTTGAAATTCACCTTTTGGACCCGGCCTATTATTTGGAGCATATTCCCGTAAAATTAAATTTTTTTGACCTTTACATAATAGCCGTTTGTATGTTAATATTATCAGTAGTAGTGTGTTTGGTTCCTGCAGTACGGGCAGGAAAAGAAAAGCCGATAGAAATTATGAGGAAATTATGATTTGCGATATGTGTAAATTAAACGAAGCTGCGGTTTCTGTGGAACAAGTTGCAGACGGTGTGACTAAAAATATTTATCTGTGTCCGGCTTGCTCACAAAGGCTCGGGTTTGGTATGTTTTCTGAAACTATTGATATTTCCATAACAAAACTCCTTGGATCTAATGATATCGACAATGATGACTGCAAAAAATCGGGGCAATGTCCTATATGCGGATTAAGTTTTAGAGACATAGAATCTAAACAAATTATAGGATGCACGGAGTGTTTTTCGTTTTTTAAAACCGAAATTATGGAAATATTGGGAAAAAAGAAGAAAAATCTAAAGTATTCGGGCTTTACCTCGGATGATCAGGTCCCTGAAACCTTTTTTGAAACTCATAGTTCTCAAGAATTACGTGAAGAACTAAAAAAAGCTGTCGAAATCGAAGATTATGAGAGGGCTGCCGCCTTAAGGGATGAGATCAAAGCTTTGGAGAAAAACCATGATATCAAGACTTGATGGCTGGTATACGGAAAACGGTCCCAACACCGATATTGTCCTATACAGCCGTTGTGATATAGCCCGCAATATATCGGGTTTTTTGTTTCCGAACAAAATTAGTCTTTGCGACTCGGTTGATGTTGTTTCGCTTGTTTTTTCTTTTTTTTGCTCTTTGGGTGATTCCGCTTATTTTAAAAAATTAAAACTTAGAGCAATAGATCCGCTTTCCATCAAATTACTTGAAGAAAAAGGAATTCTTCTTCCCGATATGCCTGAAAAGATAGAAAAGGCTGTTTTAGTACATGAAAACGGTTCTCTTTATATAGGCTTGAACCTTGAAGATCATGTAAACATAACTTCTTTTGCTGCCGGAATGGACCCTGAAGAAGTTTATGCAAGGGCCTCCTTTATGGAAGTCAAAATGAGGGAAAAAATTAAATTTGCGGAAGATAGGGACTTAGGTTTTTTAACTTCCAACCTTATGGAAATCGGTACAGGGGTAAAATTTTCGGTTTTATGCTCTCTGCCGGGTGTCCTTTATTCCAACTGTCTGGGCTCGGTTTTGGAATTAACAAAACAAAGTAATCTTAATGTTGCCGGCTACTATTCGCCTAATTCCAAAAATTCCATAGGAGCTCTTTTTTTGATTTCAAGTGCCGTATCGGCAGGCGATAATGAGGATATTCAAACGGCGGATTTTATCGCAGGTGTAAATACTATCATTGAAATTGAAAGAGAGAAAAGAAAAAATTTTCTGAATGAAAATACATTAAAGGTTGAGGACATGCTTCGAAGAGCTATTGCAATAGCTCAAAGTGCAAAGCTTATGGATTTTAAGGAAGCTGCCGATATAGTTTTTAAAATAAAGTTCGGCTTAAATATGGGCTTGATTACAGGTATTACCAATGAAGAATGTAACTCGATGATTTTTAAATCCCAAATGGGACATCTTGCTTTTTTATTGCTTAACAGCCATATGGGTTTAGCCGATAGAAATTTAAGCGATTTTTCGATAGAAGAATATAGGGCTCGTACCATTCAAGAACTTTGCTCAAAAGTCCGAATTATAATGTGAGGTGTTATATGTGTCAAGGTCTTTCACAAGATGCTCATAAGCTGCTTACTCTTTTCGGTCAGCAGGAAGCCAGACGGGTTAATGCGGATCTGTTTCAACCCGAGCATATTTTATCTGCCCTAATCCGCAATAAGGTAGGCAGAGGCTACATAATTCTTCAAAAATTAAATATCGATATTCTCAATTTACAGCTTTTTATAGAACAAAACACTCCTATCCGTACAGGAGATAGGATCATAGGTGAAATTCCTCCTTCCCGAAGAATTAAAACTCTGGTAGATCTTGCAACAATAGAGGCAAGGACCATGAGGCAAAGTGTTGTCGGTACGGAGCATATTCTTGTAGCTCTTGCCAGAGAGGAAAATTCCATAATATCCGATTTCTTTATGAGGTATAATATCTTAACTGAAGATATAAGGATGATGATATTAAAAATAACGGATCAGATGGAAACTGTCCGGACATCTAAAACAGCCGACGTATCTAAATCAAAACCATCAGCTCTTTCCGAATTCGGGCGAAACCTAACCGATATTGTCAGCTCCGGCAGCCCGGATCCTATAATAGGCCGCGAAAAAGAAATCAGAAGGCTCATTCAAATTCTTTCCCGAAGAACAAAAAATAATCCGATCCTTGTAGGAGAGCCCGGAATAGGAAAGACATCCATTGTTGAAGGTTTGGCCTTTGCCATAATAAATGAAAACGTACCTCACGATTTGCTCAACAAAAGTATTATTTCTTTAGACCTAGGCTCGGTAATTGCAGGAACAAAGTACAGAGGTCAGTTTGAAGAAAGGTTAAAGCAAATTATAAATGAGATAAAAGAAAATAAAAATATAATTTTGTTTATAGATGAAATTCATACCCTCATCGGTACGGGCGGCTCTCAAGGGGCTATGGATGCAGCCAATATTTTAAAGCCTGCCCTAGCCAGAGGCGAAATACAATGTATCGGGGCTACAACAATTGACGAATACAGAAGATATTTTAAAAACGACTTGGCTCTTGAGAGGCGCTTCCAATTAATCCAAATAAAGGAGCCTAATCCTGAAGAAACCTTTGATATAATATGCGGTATAAAACATAAGTATGAAGAACACCACAATGTACTTTATGAGCCTGAAACCATAACAAAGATCATTGAGTATGCAAAACGGTATATCCCTGACAGATTTTTCCCTGACAAAGCTATTGATGTATTGGATGAAGCAGGCGCGATGAAAAAAACCGTCCTTGACAAAAGACCCGGCGAGCTTTTTGAAATAGAAGACAAGATAAAGGTTTTAATGCTTGAAAAAGCCGAGATGGTTGAGATGCAAAACTACGAAAAAGCCGCCTTAATTAGAGATGAAGTCTTAGATCTAAAAAACGACATATATCAAATTAAAAATAAGTGGATGACTTCTTATCAACATCCTATATCCTATGTCGATGAAAACGATATAGCAGAGGTTGTTGCAATGATGACGGATATTCCCGTAAATAAATTAAGCCAAGATGAGGCTGAGCGGATGCTTCACATTGAAGAGGAATTAAAAAAATCGGTTGTAGGTCAGGATGAACCCATATCGATTTTATCCAATTCAATCAGAAGGTCCCGCGCAGGTATTTCATCTCCTGACAGGCCCATAGGTTCATTTTTATTTTTAGGGCCTACAGGTGTCGGAAAAACTCTTCTTGCAAAAACTC
It encodes:
- a CDS encoding ABC transporter permease, coding for MKNLVFIKMAFRFLGIGSGKTVSNARKSLFGAVLGIGISIIPLIVVLVVSDGMIQGITSRTIELGTGHLQAIDMRPLSTYKNAETEKDARSLILEFYEGNFIENAWIERQGNGLVIGKNGRSGGTIRAVEPEFFTQNIKALNLIRVISGSLEFENNKSAILGAKIAEKLGLKVGDTCRIITLNKNEKGKTIPRVSAFKISGLISSGYQELDALWVFIPLSEGLKIMPMTSSLTSIVVSTKDPFDDDKMQALQLKLSSILPETFSIYSWADLNRPAFTSFKTTKNILLFIMFLIVLVASANISSAIVMLVMERRREIAILKAAGAHPSSISLAFLLAGLLTSLGGIILGMPLGILTALHINEIFAYAEKILNYLQNLFYVFFYGGGKPLEIHLLDPAYYLEHIPVKLNFFDLYIIAVCMLILSVVVCLVPAVRAGKEKPIEIMRKL
- a CDS encoding UvrB/UvrC motif-containing protein is translated as MICDMCKLNEAAVSVEQVADGVTKNIYLCPACSQRLGFGMFSETIDISITKLLGSNDIDNDDCKKSGQCPICGLSFRDIESKQIIGCTECFSFFKTEIMEILGKKKKNLKYSGFTSDDQVPETFFETHSSQELREELKKAVEIEDYERAAALRDEIKALEKNHDIKT
- a CDS encoding ATP--guanido phosphotransferase, whose product is MISRLDGWYTENGPNTDIVLYSRCDIARNISGFLFPNKISLCDSVDVVSLVFSFFCSLGDSAYFKKLKLRAIDPLSIKLLEEKGILLPDMPEKIEKAVLVHENGSLYIGLNLEDHVNITSFAAGMDPEEVYARASFMEVKMREKIKFAEDRDLGFLTSNLMEIGTGVKFSVLCSLPGVLYSNCLGSVLELTKQSNLNVAGYYSPNSKNSIGALFLISSAVSAGDNEDIQTADFIAGVNTIIEIEREKRKNFLNENTLKVEDMLRRAIAIAQSAKLMDFKEAADIVFKIKFGLNMGLITGITNEECNSMIFKSQMGHLAFLLLNSHMGLADRNLSDFSIEEYRARTIQELCSKVRIIM
- a CDS encoding ATP-dependent Clp protease ATP-binding subunit — encoded protein: MCQGLSQDAHKLLTLFGQQEARRVNADLFQPEHILSALIRNKVGRGYIILQKLNIDILNLQLFIEQNTPIRTGDRIIGEIPPSRRIKTLVDLATIEARTMRQSVVGTEHILVALAREENSIISDFFMRYNILTEDIRMMILKITDQMETVRTSKTADVSKSKPSALSEFGRNLTDIVSSGSPDPIIGREKEIRRLIQILSRRTKNNPILVGEPGIGKTSIVEGLAFAIINENVPHDLLNKSIISLDLGSVIAGTKYRGQFEERLKQIINEIKENKNIILFIDEIHTLIGTGGSQGAMDAANILKPALARGEIQCIGATTIDEYRRYFKNDLALERRFQLIQIKEPNPEETFDIICGIKHKYEEHHNVLYEPETITKIIEYAKRYIPDRFFPDKAIDVLDEAGAMKKTVLDKRPGELFEIEDKIKVLMLEKAEMVEMQNYEKAALIRDEVLDLKNDIYQIKNKWMTSYQHPISYVDENDIAEVVAMMTDIPVNKLSQDEAERMLHIEEELKKSVVGQDEPISILSNSIRRSRAGISSPDRPIGSFLFLGPTGVGKTLLAKTLAEFLFGTKEALIRVDMSDYMEKHNAAKLIGAPPGYVGFDSGGFLTEKIRRNPYSVLLLDEVEKAHPDVFNILLQILEEGELRDSRGHIVNFKNTVIIMTSNAGSKSIIKENRLGFNPTGDGVMAYSEIQASALNEIKKFLSPEFINRIDEMLVFRPLDKDDIKRVLKLELKKFEDRIAKLDLYIELSKEAEDFFADKGYDPAYGARPMRRLLQNKIEDALSVKIISGEFSKGKTALVDFSAEDDDIIISIKENTDYENAYSASVECKTESN